From the Musa acuminata AAA Group cultivar baxijiao chromosome BXJ1-2, Cavendish_Baxijiao_AAA, whole genome shotgun sequence genome, one window contains:
- the LOC135607308 gene encoding protein NDL1-like isoform X1, which produces MGESSGSVSVDVETISFGGKEHHVPTNHGPISVVVYGDLEKPALVTYPDVALNYMSCYQGLFFCPEAASLLLYNFCIYHINPPGHEFGAAPISSDDPVLSVDQLADQVADVLDFFGLNTVMCLGVTAGAYILTLFASKYRERVHGLILVSPLCKAPSWKEWLYNKVMSNFLYFYGMCGLIKEWLIQRYFSKEVRGSFQVPESDIVQACRSLLDDRQSVNIWRFLESINERPDLTEALKKLQCRTLIFVGENSPFHSDAVYMATKMNRKFSALVEVQACGSLVTEEQPHAMLLPLEYFLVGYGLYRPSRPSCSPRSPLSPSCISPELLSPESMGVKLKPIKTRITLEV; this is translated from the exons ATGGGGGAATCGAGCGGGTCGGTCTCGGTGGATGTGGAGACGATCTCGTTTGGCGGAAAG GAACATCATGTGCCAACCAATCATGGTCCCATATCAGTTGTGGTGTATGGGGATCTGGAGAAGCCTGCACTTGTTACTTATCCAGATGTTGCCTTAAATT ATATGTCCTGCTATCAAGGATTATTTTTTTGCCCAGAAGCGGCTTCTTTGCTGCTTTATAATTTCTGCATCTATCATATTAATCCTCCAGGTCATGAG TTTGGTGCTGCTCCCATTTCTTCAGATGATCCAGTACTGTCTGTTGATCAATTAGCAGATCAGGTTGCGGATGTGCTTGATTTCTTTGG ATTAAATACTGTCATGTGCTTGGGAGTTACAGCTGGAGCTTACATTCTTACTCTTTTTGCA TCGAAGTATAGGGAACGGGTTCACGGTTTGATACTTGTCTCACCTTTATGTAAAGCTCCCTCATGGAAAGAGTGGTTGTACAACAAG GTTATGTCAAATTTTCTGTACTTCTATGGAATGTGTGGCTTAATTAAGGAATGGTTGATTCAGCGATACTTCAGTAAG GAGGTCCGTGGAAGTTTTCAGGTTCCTGAGTCAGATATTGTACAAGCCTGTAGAAGT TTACTGGATGATAGGCAGAGTGTCAACATTTGGCGATTTCTTGAGTCTATAAATGA ACGACCAGACTTGACAGAAGCATTAAAGAAACTCCAGTGTAGGACTCTAATTTTTGTGGGTGAGAACTCTCCCTTCCATTCAGATGCCGTCTACATGGCCACCAAAATGAACAGAAAATTCAGTGCGTTGGTTGAG GTTCAGGCATGTGGATCTCTTGTGACTGAAGAGCAACCTCATGCAATGCTCCTACCGTTGGAGTACTTCCTTGTGGGTTACGGTTTGTACAGGCCAagccggccaagttgcagccccaggAGTCCGCTCAGTCCATCATGCATATCCCCAGAACTGCTTTCGCCTGAGAGCATGGGTGTGAAGCTGAAGCCCATCAAAACTCGCATCACACTTGAAGTTTGA
- the LOC135607308 gene encoding protein NDL1-like isoform X2 — protein MEHHVPTNHGPISVVVYGDLEKPALVTYPDVALNYMSCYQGLFFCPEAASLLLYNFCIYHINPPGHEFGAAPISSDDPVLSVDQLADQVADVLDFFGLNTVMCLGVTAGAYILTLFASKYRERVHGLILVSPLCKAPSWKEWLYNKVMSNFLYFYGMCGLIKEWLIQRYFSKEVRGSFQVPESDIVQACRSLLDDRQSVNIWRFLESINERPDLTEALKKLQCRTLIFVGENSPFHSDAVYMATKMNRKFSALVEVQACGSLVTEEQPHAMLLPLEYFLVGYGLYRPSRPSCSPRSPLSPSCISPELLSPESMGVKLKPIKTRITLEV, from the exons ATG GAACATCATGTGCCAACCAATCATGGTCCCATATCAGTTGTGGTGTATGGGGATCTGGAGAAGCCTGCACTTGTTACTTATCCAGATGTTGCCTTAAATT ATATGTCCTGCTATCAAGGATTATTTTTTTGCCCAGAAGCGGCTTCTTTGCTGCTTTATAATTTCTGCATCTATCATATTAATCCTCCAGGTCATGAG TTTGGTGCTGCTCCCATTTCTTCAGATGATCCAGTACTGTCTGTTGATCAATTAGCAGATCAGGTTGCGGATGTGCTTGATTTCTTTGG ATTAAATACTGTCATGTGCTTGGGAGTTACAGCTGGAGCTTACATTCTTACTCTTTTTGCA TCGAAGTATAGGGAACGGGTTCACGGTTTGATACTTGTCTCACCTTTATGTAAAGCTCCCTCATGGAAAGAGTGGTTGTACAACAAG GTTATGTCAAATTTTCTGTACTTCTATGGAATGTGTGGCTTAATTAAGGAATGGTTGATTCAGCGATACTTCAGTAAG GAGGTCCGTGGAAGTTTTCAGGTTCCTGAGTCAGATATTGTACAAGCCTGTAGAAGT TTACTGGATGATAGGCAGAGTGTCAACATTTGGCGATTTCTTGAGTCTATAAATGA ACGACCAGACTTGACAGAAGCATTAAAGAAACTCCAGTGTAGGACTCTAATTTTTGTGGGTGAGAACTCTCCCTTCCATTCAGATGCCGTCTACATGGCCACCAAAATGAACAGAAAATTCAGTGCGTTGGTTGAG GTTCAGGCATGTGGATCTCTTGTGACTGAAGAGCAACCTCATGCAATGCTCCTACCGTTGGAGTACTTCCTTGTGGGTTACGGTTTGTACAGGCCAagccggccaagttgcagccccaggAGTCCGCTCAGTCCATCATGCATATCCCCAGAACTGCTTTCGCCTGAGAGCATGGGTGTGAAGCTGAAGCCCATCAAAACTCGCATCACACTTGAAGTTTGA